DNA sequence from the Janibacter sp. CX7 genome:
CGCATGTCGGGCCGGGCGAAGGGGGGTGCGCTCAGCTCTCGTGGAGGGTGACGATGACGCGGGTGTCCTCGATCGGCTCGTCGGCGTCGCGCCACTGCATCGCGTCGTCCCCGGAGCCACGGACCCACTCGCGGTCGCCGACCTGCACCCGCACGACGTTGCGGGCCTTGGCCTGGCCGACCGACCACGAGCCGACCGCCCACGCGTGGCGGGAGTCCGCGGCGGTGATGCTGATGGTCTGGCCGTCGGCGGTGCCGGAGTGCCCGGTCTCCTCGTCGAGCGCGGCGACGAAGCGGTCGGGGCGGCCGGCGGCCGTGGGGTCGTCGAGGCGGCAGACGAAGCCTTCGGGGGAGTGGCCGCTGAGGGCGGAGGCGATCGCCCGCCCCTCGTGCTCGTGGTCGGCGTAGGCCTCGGGGTAGCCGCTGCGCTGGACCTCCTGGGCGATCTCGGTGATCACCATCTGCTGCCACCCGTCGACCTTGACCAAGGCGTCGTAGAAGGCATTGGTCGCGTAGACCGGCTCCTGCAGCTGTGCCGCGGTGCCCCAGCCCTGGCTCGGTCGCTGCTGGAAGAGGCCGACGGAGTCGCGGTCGCCGTAGGAGAGGTTGCGCAGCTTCGACTCCTGGATCGCCGTGGCGATGCCGATCGTGCCGGCGCGGGCGGGCAGGCCGCGCTTGACCCCCAGGAGCACGATCGTGCTCGCGTGGTGCATCTGGTCGGGCGCGAAGGTGACCGTCTCGCCGAGGGCGGTCGCGCTGCACTGCTCGCCGAGGAAGAGGCCGATCCGGTCGCGGGCGTACCAGGCGCCGACCCCGACGACGAGCGCGAGCACGCACACGAGCGCGACGACCCCGGACCAGCGCGGTCCGGAGTCGTCGGGCAGCGGTGGGTGCTCGGCCCTGGGCACGTCAGTCGTTGGCGTGCAGCGCGTCGTTGAGCGCGATGCCGTGGCCGGTGCGGTCACGTGCCTCGACGGTGCCGGTCACGGAGTTGCGCACGAAGAGCAGCCCGCTGCGGCCGGAGAGCTCGGCGGCCTTGACGACGGCGCCGTCGGGCAGGGTGACCTTGGTGCCGGCGGTGACGTAGAGCCCGGCCTCGACGACGCAGTCGTCGCCCAGGGCGATGCCGACGCCGGCCTCGGCGCCGACGAGGCAGCGCTCGCCGATGGAGACGCGCTCGGTGCCGCCGCCGGAGAGAGTGCCCATCGTCGACGCGCCGCCGCCGATGTCGGAGCCGTCGCCGACGACGACGCCCTGGCTGATCCGGCCCTCGACCATCGAGGTGCCGAGGGTGCCGGCGTTGAAGTTGACGAAGCCCTCGTGCATGACGGTGGTGCCGGAGGCGAGGTGGGCGCCCAGGCGCACCCGGTCGGCGTCGCCGATGCGCACGCCGGAGGGGGTCACGTAGTCGGTGAGGCGGGGGAACTTGTCGATGCTCGTCACCTGGACCGGGCCGCGGGCGCGCAGCCGGGCGCGGGTGG
Encoded proteins:
- the dapD gene encoding 2,3,4,5-tetrahydropyridine-2,6-dicarboxylate N-succinyltransferase gives rise to the protein MTTTRAAWGHGVATVTTEGTVLDTWYPEPALGEAPEATRVPEELLALAGDDEARGVRTEVVTVAIDLDAAPEGASDAYLRLHLLSHRLVQPNSINLDGLFGQLSNVVWTNHGPCAVEGFETTRARLRARGPVQVTSIDKFPRLTDYVTPSGVRIGDADRVRLGAHLASGTTVMHEGFVNFNAGTLGTSMVEGRISQGVVVGDGSDIGGGASTMGTLSGGGTERVSIGERCLVGAEAGVGIALGDDCVVEAGLYVTAGTKVTLPDGAVVKAAELSGRSGLLFVRNSVTGTVEARDRTGHGIALNDALHAND